A window of the Acetobacteraceae bacterium genome harbors these coding sequences:
- a CDS encoding dCTP deaminase has product MGLMPDRWIRKMALEEEMISPFSDKQVREGNDGKKLISYGLSSYGYDARVGSEFRIFTDVDSAIVDPKSFNPTGFVTRSGDIMVPPNSFALAHTVEFFKIPKDVLVICLGKSTYARCGIIVNVTPLEPGWAGQVTIEISNTTPLPARIYANEGICQFLFFKGDGACETNYADRLGKYMNQSGVTLPRL; this is encoded by the coding sequence ATGGGATTGATGCCAGATCGTTGGATTAGAAAGATGGCTCTCGAAGAAGAGATGATTAGCCCTTTCTCTGATAAACAGGTTCGTGAGGGAAATGATGGAAAGAAACTGATTTCTTACGGTCTTTCTTCTTATGGCTACGATGCGCGTGTTGGCTCTGAATTTCGTATTTTTACGGATGTTGATAGTGCTATTGTTGATCCTAAAAGTTTTAATCCAACGGGTTTTGTCACACGTTCTGGGGATATTATGGTTCCCCCGAATAGCTTTGCACTGGCGCACACGGTCGAGTTTTTTAAGATTCCTAAAGATGTGCTGGTGATTTGTCTTGGAAAATCAACCTATGCGAGATGCGGTATTATTGTGAATGTTACCCCATTAGAACCAGGCTGGGCAGGGCAAGTTACAATTGAAATTAGCAATACAACGCCTTTACCTGCACGGATTTATGCAAACGAAGGTATTTGCCAGTTTCTTTTCTTTAAAGGGGACGGCGCTTGTGAAACAAATTACGCAGATCGCCTTGGAAAATACATGAATCAGTCAGGAGTTACTTTACCAAGGCTCTGA